Proteins from a single region of Osmerus eperlanus chromosome 26, fOsmEpe2.1, whole genome shotgun sequence:
- the rexo1 gene encoding RNA exonuclease 1 homolog, whose amino-acid sequence MLRSTGFFRGIDCPFYSEYCKGKSDKDECKRPYCHFRHSKQRRASYAASDARNPEELNSKHKEQGYDPFNPDVVRPKDQGNGDSGTASADLGVLELELVNRAIAEVRNEVEREKRKLSRIGDEEYIPTASSAKGAKKSKTVSEEYEPTFGSAKGAKRSKTVSEEYEPTSSPAKGAKRSKTVSEEYEPSSTKGANRSRTVSEEYEPTFSSAKGANRSKTVSEEYEPTSSSTKGANRSKTVSEEYEPSSTKGANRSKTVSEEYEPSSTKGANRSRTVSEEYEPTVTSLKAGAKRPKTIPEEYDPTTSLSRAGSRKPKTSHLAYDPGSYQINSTADYNPTPCASKYTLDSDGQDNRASSLEYVPTSVCRASVKKPSPRVQTPQLPSPPPSPKSSNAPSSKSKYSLDHSKPSTDLEYDPLSNYSAKLAGKNKKEDAAKGEGNRKPKLSGDEEYVPTAMKAPRSSADAQKYTLSLSESDGEASGAEYRPTSLSRLQRRRSSTGAADDLGAAGQMDRARDTPGRSKPRSLEPCGGKEDPEPGLPDDCKNQETGRRKHKTEDDKVASKSSNAKSGKTEKVLKADKDAGKKSSGGNKEKGTGDKGDGRKTNVSKKPSQQGSKKDGRSEGRREDEKSKTREKSVNKCGRDEKRNDGGGRKTEKVKSDSSRRDKEREKGGDCKKVKSLDRERERDPHKHKEPRNGQLDGGRKEKEVRKCSKGAASGGATRGRSSSDEARKSSRDGRAGKVKRRSLSHADLFGAESAEESEEEEEEEDDEEEGEKLVRRSAAAIKRRGANKRKASELTPSSSEDEDGGVEDERADEDFSSVDFSTLQVDLDFDSDPMEECLRIFNESKHVKMEDKGRQAKQPSKDSEDEEDSESTLTTLFPGQKKRVSHFSAKGNTDAAPKPAPYRRLTAQEICYRRMQIAQQQAVQLAAAVKTASASPSLSPSLNRSPKPSFPGERKRVAHRPSPLTSSSKPSAVEAKPAANRVMSPARTLPGRLSVKAHTSAGIQSKTTTTFAQKRVAHTPTMKSTAMKRPVIPTEFGARVPTNVRQRYLNTFIDECVKFCPTEDLAFQMALDEEKVVYERSSSKNIYLNVAVNTLKKLRSNITTPSSPAAKSPAVRVGGNRKALSHEELLGGRLAAKTSFTLNRTGRQQEEKLMGAALYRKLREYLMTEEQLQEHSYPRPHPEGSGRALVHNVPEKKNTDPFSKVCCRCGAEYKLNVNGACVRKEECHHHWGRLRRHKVSGGWETNYNCCSGAVGTTGCQVGKQHVQDGRKESLDGYVTTFDKSLPPDGNGGVFALDCEMCYTVLGLELTRVTVINSELKVIYDTFVKPESRVVDYNTRFSGVTEEDLENATITLRDVQAVLLSMFSSESILIGHSLESDLFALKLIHSTVVDTAIVFPHRLGLPYKRALRNLMADHLKRIIQDNVGGHDSSEDARACMELMTWKIKEDAKVKR is encoded by the exons ATGTTGCGCTCCACCGGTTTCTTCCGTGGGATTGACTGCCCGTTTTACAGCGAATATTGTAAGGGGAAAAGCGACAAAGATGAATGCAAAAGACCATACTGTCACTTTAGGCACAGTAAACAAAGACGAGCGTCGTATGCAGCAAGTGACGCTAGAAATCCAGAAGAACTTAACTCCAAACACAAAG AACAAGGCTACGACCCGTTCAACCCGGACGTGGTAAGGCCCAAAGACCAAGGGAATGGAGATTCCGGGACCGCATCAGCGGACCTGGGTGTCCTTGAGTTGGAACTGGTCAACCGGGCCATCGCGGAGGTCCGCAacgaggtggagagggagaagaggaaactGTCTCGCATTGGCGATGAGGAGTACATCCCCACCGCCAGCTCAGCTAAAGGAGCTAAAAAGTCCAAGACTGTGTCTGAGGAATATGAACCCACCTTTGGCTCAGCTAAAGGAGCTAAAAGGTCGAAGACTGTGTCTGAGGAATATGAAcccacctccagcccagctAAAGGAGCTAAAAGGTCGAAGACTGTGTCTGAGGAATATGAACCAAGCTCAACTAAAGGAGCTAATAGGTCAAGGACTGTGTCTGAGGAATATGAACCCACCTTCAGCTCAGCTAAAGGAGCTAATAGGTCGAAGACTGTGTCGGAGGAATATGAACCCACCTCCAGCTCAACAAAAGGAGCTAATAGGTCAAAGACTGTGTCGGAGGAATATGAACCCAGCTCAACTAAAGGAGCTAATAGGTCGAAGACTGTGTCTGAGGAATATGAACCCAGCTCAACTAAAGGAGCTAATAGGTCAAGGACTGTGTCTGAGGAATACGAACCCACTGTCACATCCCTCAAAGCGGGGGCTAAACGTCCAAAGACGATACCTGAGGAATATGACCCGACCACCAGTTTGTCGAGGGCAGGATCGAGAAAGCCAAAGACTTCCCACTTGGCGTACGACCCAGGCAGCTATCAGATCAACTCCACGGCAGATTATAACCCCACGCCTTGCGCCAGCAAGTACACCCTGGACTCAGACGGCCAAGACAACCGGGCCAGTTCTCTAGAATACGTGCCCACTTCCGTTTGTAGAGCGTCCGTAAAGAAGCCCTCGCCTCGGGTTCAGACGCCCCAgctgccctccccacctcccagccccaaGTCCTCCAACGCCCCCTCGTCTAAATCCAAGTACAGTTTGGACCACTCGAAACCATCCACAGACCTGGAGTACGACCCTCTCTCCAACTACTCGGCCAAACTGGCCGGGAAGAACAAGAAGGAGGATGCCGCCAAGGGGGAGGGAAACAGGAAGCCCAAGCTGTCTGGGGACGAGGAGTACGTGCCAACGGCCATGAAGGCGCCCCGGTCGAGCGCCGACGCGCAGAAATACACGCTCAGCCTCTCCGAATCCGACGGCGAGGCCTCGGGGGCGGAGTACCGTCCCACGTcgctcagccgcctgcagcGGCGGAGGAGCAGCACCGGGGCGGCAGACGACCTCGGGGCGGCCGGGCAGATGGACCGGGCTAGGGACACGCCGGGCAGGTCGAAGCCGAGGAGTCTGGAGCCGTGTGGGGGGAAAGAGGACCCGGAACCCGGGTTGCCAGACGACTGCAAGAACCAGGAGACCGGTCGACGCAAACACAAAACCGAGGACGATAAAGTAGCGAGTAAATCTAGCAACGCGAAGAGCGGTAAAACGGAGAAAGTGCTCAAAGCGGACAAGGACGCGGGTAAAAAGAGTAGCGGCGGTAATAAGGAGAAGGGAACCGGGGACAAGGGCGACGGGAGGAAAACCAACGTGTCGAAGAAACCGAGTCAGCAGGGCTCGAAGAAAGACGGCAGgagcgagggaaggagggaggacgagaAGAGCAAGACGAGAGAGAAGTCCGTCAACAAATGTGGGAGAGACGAGAAGAGGAACGACGGCGGGGGCAGGAAGACGGAGAAGGTCAAGAGCGACTCGAGtcggagagacaaggagagagagaaaggaggggactGTAAGAAAGTCAAGAGTCTggacagggaaagggagagggacccCCACAAGCACAAGGAGCCCAGGAACGGCCAGCTGGACGGCggcaggaaagagaaagaggtgaggaagTGTAGCAAGGGGGCCGCTTCCGGCGGCGCCACCCGAGGGAGGTCCTCCAGCGACGAGGCGAGGAAGAGCAGCCGCGACGGGAGAGCGGGCAAGGTGAAGCGGAGGTCTCTCAGCCACGCGGACCTGTTCGGGGCCGAGAGcgcggaggagagcgaggaagaggaggaggaggaggacgacgaagaggagggggagaagctgGTGAGGAGGTCGGCCGCCGCCATCAAGAGGAGAGGCGCGAACAAGAGGAAGGCCTCCGAACTCACGCCTTCGTCCTCCGAGGATGAGGACGGCGGCGTGGAGGACGAGCGGGCGGACGAGGACTTCTCCAGCGTGGACTTCTCCACCCTGCAGGTGGACCTGGACTTTGACTCGGACCCCATGGAGGAGTGCCTCCGGATCTTCAACGAGTCCAAGCACGTGAAGATGGAGGATAAGGGACGGCAAGCCAAGCAG CCCTCTAAAGATtcagaggacgaggaggattCCGAGAGCACGCTAACCACTCTCTTCCCCGGACAGAAGAAGAGGGTCTCTCACTTCTCAGCCAAAGGCAAC ACGGACGCGGCCCCCAAGCCAGCGCCCTACAGGAGACTGACAGCACAGGAGATCTGTTACCGCCGCATGCAGATAGCTCAGCAGCAGGCTGTCCAGCTGGCTGCTGCTGTGAAGACAGCCTctgccagccccagcctcagccccagcctcaaccgcAGCCCCAAACCCAGCTTtccaggagagaggaagagggtagCCCATCGCCCCAGCCCGCTTACGTCTTCATCCAAGCCTA gtgctgtGGAGGCGAAGCCCGCTGCCAACCGGGTGATGTCGCCCGCCAGGACTCTCCCCGGGCGCCTGTCTGTGAAGGCCCACACCTCGGCGGGCATCCAGTCCAAAACCACCACCACGTTTGCCCAGAAGAGGGTGGCGCATACCCCCACGATGAAG AGCACTGCGATGAAGCGGCCGGTCATTCCCACCGAGTTTGGGGCTAGGGTGCCCACTAACGTCCGGCAGAGATACCTCAACACCTTCATCGACGAATGCGTGAAGTTCTGCCCTACAGAAGATCTAGCCTTCCAGATG GCTCTGGACGAGGAGAAGGTGGTGTACGAGCGGAGCAGCAGCAAGAACATCTACCTCAACGTGGCGGTGAACACGCTGAAGAAACTACGCAGCAACATCACCACGCCCTCCTCGCCCGCCGCCA AGAGCCCTGCGGTCAGGGTGGGGGGGAACAGGAAGGCCCTGTCCCATGAGGAGTTGTTGGGGGGCCGCCTGGCAGCTAAGACCAGCTTCACCCTCAACaggacaggcaggcagcaggaGGAGAAACTGATGG GCGCCGCCCTGTACAGGAAGCTGAGGGAGTACCTGATGACGGAGGAGCAGCTGCAGGAGCACAGCTACCCCCGGCCACACCCCGAGGGCTCGGGTCGCGCCCTCGTCCACAACGTGCCAGAGAAGAAGAACACAGACC ccttCTCCAAGGTGTGCTGCAGGTGTGGGGCGGAGTATAAATTGAACGTCAACGGGGCCTGTGTTCGTAAGGAGGAGTGCCATCACCACTGGGGCCGCCTGCGGAGACATAAag tgtcagGAGGATGGGAGACTAACTACAACTGCTGCTCAGGTGCTGTAGGTACTACAGGCTGCCAGGTTGGAAAG CAACACGTTCAAGACGGACGCAAAGAATCGCTGGACGGCTACGTGACGACCTTCGACAAGTCCCTGCCTCCGGACGGGAACGGCGGGGTCTTCGCCTTGGACTGTGAGATG TGTTACACAGTGCTGGGCCTGGAGCTGACCAGGGTGACGGTCATCAACTCTGAGCTGAAGGTGATCTACGACACGTTCGTCAAACCTGAGAGCAGAGTGGTGGACTACAACACACG gttcTCGGGCGTGACGGAGGAGGATCTGGAGAACGCCACCATCACGCTGCGGGACGTGCAGGCGGTGCTGCTCAGCATGTTCAGCTCCGAGTCCATCCTCATCGGCCACAGTCTGGAGAGCGACCTGTTCGCCCTCAAg ctcaTCCACAGCACCGTGGTGGACACGGCCATCGTGTTCCCTCACCGCCTGGGACTCCCCTACAAACGAGCACTGAGGAACCTCATGGCCGACCACCTCAAACGCATCATCCAGGACAACG TGGGGGGTCACGACTCCAGCGAAGACGCCCGGGCCTGCATGGAGCTGATGACCTGGAAGATCAAGGAAGACGCCAAGGTGAagagatga